A genome region from Chitinophagales bacterium includes the following:
- a CDS encoding FkbM family methyltransferase: protein MNRAELISELKRIKTFAETSKANRFLHNPIRYLISIIYSRVLPSLGDFTFKTSVKTFWGQNIHIVLPASIDIYLSGGKTHDSEIRLAIFLVNELKNDSCFLDIGAHYGYFTMLASHLLEAGKVYSIEPSTKTYQVLETNCKDLGNVDLFHCALTDSDEKIEFYEFPTYYSEYNTFELEQYSNQKWYDKGKIIKHVIEGKKGDTLIQSLDVIPRVVKIDVEGAEYAVLKGLRSFISTNSPLIVMEFAASYRGNINHKKAHQLLQDWGYKPFYIDSSGEVNRIESDMDTYLNIIELDSDNIVYKK from the coding sequence ATGAATCGAGCAGAATTAATTTCTGAATTGAAGCGAATAAAAACTTTCGCAGAAACTTCTAAAGCAAATCGTTTTTTGCATAATCCAATTCGTTACCTAATTTCCATTATCTATTCCCGAGTGCTGCCATCACTAGGCGATTTTACTTTTAAAACCTCTGTTAAGACCTTTTGGGGTCAAAATATACATATTGTTCTACCTGCTTCTATTGATATTTATTTATCAGGTGGTAAGACACATGATTCAGAGATACGTTTAGCTATATTTTTGGTGAATGAATTGAAAAATGATAGTTGTTTTCTAGATATAGGTGCGCATTACGGTTACTTCACCATGCTAGCAAGTCATTTACTTGAGGCTGGCAAAGTATATTCTATTGAGCCATCTACGAAGACCTATCAAGTCCTAGAAACCAATTGTAAAGATTTAGGTAATGTCGATTTATTTCATTGCGCTTTGACAGATTCAGATGAAAAAATTGAATTCTATGAGTTCCCAACTTATTATTCTGAATATAACACTTTTGAGTTAGAACAATATTCTAATCAAAAGTGGTATGATAAGGGTAAAATTATCAAACACGTTATCGAAGGAAAGAAAGGAGATACTTTGATTCAATCATTGGATGTAATACCTCGTGTAGTAAAAATAGATGTAGAAGGAGCAGAATACGCTGTATTAAAGGGTCTTCGGTCTTTTATATCTACGAATTCTCCTTTGATTGTCATGGAATTTGCTGCCTCATACAGAGGTAATATAAATCATAAAAAAGCTCATCAGTTATTACAGGACTGGGGTTATAAACCATTCTATATTGATAGTTCAGGTGAAGTGAATCGTATTGAATCAGATATGGATACTTATCTCAATATTATCGAATTGGATTCAGATAATATTGTTTACAAGAAATAA
- the mtaB gene encoding tRNA (N(6)-L-threonylcarbamoyladenosine(37)-C(2))-methylthiotransferase MtaB: protein MSTQQKIAFHTLGCKLNFSETSSLANEAIDAGFQRVDISEQADVYVVNTCSVTENADKECRYIVRKIKRTAPDSKVIIIGCYAQLKPKEIAEIEGVDMVLGASEKFNLLENIDQIDKGAAIVKAEDIKEINEFVPSFSSGDRTRTFLKVQDGCDYFCTFCTIPLARGRSRSQSIEKTLLVFDQAVKTGVQEIVLTGVNTGDFGKTTDGKKRTNETFFDLVKAIDTAYKGRGIRVRVSSIEPNLLTNDIIDLVAESDVFMPHFHIPLQSGSDAMLVSMQRKYDSNFYRNKIEHIKDKMPHACIGVDVIVGYPEETDEFFEESYIFIQSLPVSYLHVFTYSERANTRAVKSDSFIPMEIRRARNKRLRILSDKLKNKFYSDHLGSLYPVLFEHENDNGFMNGYTNNYIRVRTNYDASKVGKVSNFQIEKLSPFLFTEGRFI from the coding sequence ATGAGTACACAACAAAAAATAGCATTTCATACGCTGGGCTGTAAGCTAAACTTCTCTGAAACATCTAGTCTCGCTAATGAAGCTATAGATGCAGGTTTTCAGCGTGTCGATATCAGTGAACAAGCGGATGTCTATGTCGTGAATACCTGCTCAGTGACAGAAAATGCTGATAAGGAGTGCCGATATATCGTTCGGAAAATTAAAAGAACTGCACCAGATTCTAAAGTGATTATCATAGGTTGTTATGCTCAGTTAAAACCGAAAGAAATCGCTGAAATTGAAGGTGTAGATATGGTTTTAGGCGCAAGTGAGAAATTTAATTTGCTAGAAAATATTGATCAGATAGATAAAGGTGCAGCCATAGTTAAAGCAGAGGATATAAAAGAAATCAATGAGTTTGTGCCGTCTTTTTCTAGTGGAGATCGAACGAGAACGTTTCTCAAAGTGCAGGATGGTTGCGATTATTTCTGTACCTTTTGTACTATCCCATTAGCGCGGGGTAGAAGTCGGAGTCAATCTATCGAAAAGACACTTTTGGTTTTTGATCAAGCTGTAAAAACTGGTGTACAAGAGATAGTGTTAACAGGTGTCAATACAGGTGATTTTGGAAAAACCACAGATGGTAAGAAAAGAACAAATGAGACTTTTTTTGATTTGGTCAAGGCTATTGATACGGCTTATAAAGGAAGGGGGATACGTGTGCGCGTTTCTTCTATTGAACCTAATTTATTGACAAATGATATCATTGACTTAGTGGCAGAGAGCGATGTATTCATGCCACATTTTCATATACCATTGCAAAGCGGCTCCGATGCTATGCTAGTGAGTATGCAGCGAAAATATGATTCAAATTTCTATCGCAATAAAATTGAGCATATCAAAGATAAGATGCCTCATGCCTGTATAGGCGTGGATGTTATTGTAGGTTATCCAGAAGAAACTGATGAATTTTTCGAGGAGAGTTATATATTCATTCAATCTCTACCAGTATCATACCTACACGTGTTTACATATTCTGAGCGCGCCAATACCAGAGCAGTAAAATCAGATTCCTTTATACCTATGGAGATTCGAAGAGCGCGCAATAAACGTTTGAGAATTTTATCAGATAAATTGAAAAATAAATTTTATTCTGATCATTTAGGTAGTCTTTACCCAGTGCTTTTCGAGCATGAAAACGATAATGGATTTATGAATGGATATACTAATAACTATATACGTGTTCGTACAAACTATGATGCATCTAAAGTTGGTAAAGTTTCGAACTTTCAAATAGAAAAGTTGAGTCCATTTTTATTTACTGAAGGTAGATTTATTTGA
- the rsmG gene encoding 16S rRNA (guanine(527)-N(7))-methyltransferase RsmG, translated as MLERVFAYFNQLNPRQKDAYQQLYNIYKEWNDKINVVSRKDFDNFYVHHVLHSLAIAKFVQFKKGTLIMDLGAGGGFPSIPLAIMFPEAKFLAVDSIQKKLKVIDGVAETLDLKNVKTHWGRAEDIKLQFDFIVTRAVAPMSDLLRWSRGKIHPISFNELDNGLIALKGGDLTEEIKETKRKIKIKPISDYFKEDFFETKVITFVKPSS; from the coding sequence ATGTTAGAGCGAGTATTTGCCTATTTCAATCAACTAAATCCACGACAGAAAGATGCTTATCAACAGCTTTATAACATTTATAAAGAATGGAATGATAAAATCAATGTAGTTTCACGTAAAGATTTTGATAACTTTTATGTGCATCATGTTCTACATTCGCTAGCTATAGCTAAGTTTGTTCAGTTTAAAAAGGGTACTTTAATTATGGATTTAGGTGCTGGTGGAGGATTCCCGTCTATACCTTTAGCCATTATGTTTCCAGAGGCTAAATTTTTGGCAGTAGATTCCATTCAGAAAAAATTAAAGGTCATAGACGGCGTAGCTGAAACACTAGATTTGAAGAATGTAAAAACACACTGGGGGAGAGCAGAGGATATCAAACTGCAGTTTGATTTCATTGTTACTCGAGCGGTAGCTCCTATGTCTGATTTATTGAGGTGGTCTAGGGGGAAAATTCACCCCATATCCTTTAATGAACTTGATAACGGATTGATAGCTTTGAAAGGCGGAGACTTGACAGAGGAAATTAAAGAAACAAAGCGAAAAATAAAAATTAAACCAATTTCGGATTATTTTAAAGAGGATTTTTTTGAAACGAAGGTGATTACCTTTGTCAAACCGAGTTCATAA
- a CDS encoding acyl carrier protein, with product MSTTNIAEKVTQIIVDKLGCDETQVKPEASFTTDLGADSLDIVELVMEFENQFEMSIPDDQAEKIQTVGDAISFIEQAQKA from the coding sequence ATGTCAACAACAAACATTGCAGAAAAAGTAACACAAATCATAGTAGATAAACTAGGATGTGATGAGACGCAAGTAAAGCCAGAAGCTAGCTTTACAACCGACTTGGGCGCAGACAGTTTAGATATCGTTGAATTGGTTATGGAGTTTGAAAATCAGTTTGAAATGTCTATTCCAGACGATCAAGCTGAGAAAATTCAAACAGTAGGCGATGCTATTAGCTTTATTGAGCAAGCTCAAAAAGCATAA
- the fabF gene encoding beta-ketoacyl-ACP synthase II, protein MRRVVITGLGAVTPLGNDVGTFWNALVAGTSGANLITKFDTTHFKTKFACELKNFDPLIYIEKKELNRLDPAAVYAMASGTQAVEDSGIISSFNPDRVGVLWSSGIGGILTFEQEISAYAKGNGTPRFNPFFIPKMIPDISAGHISMKYGFRGPNFSPVAACASSTIAIADAFMYIKYGRIDACVAGGSEAAITEGGIGGFNAMKALSERNDDFATASRPFDATRDGFVMGEGGCGLVLEELEHALKRGAKIYCEIVGSGLTADAHHLTAPHPEGLGAYNVMKNAIEEAGLSVEEIDYVNVHGTSTPLGDIAELKAIKQLFGDAAYKMNISSTKSQTGHLLGAAGAIEAIACIKSVQEDIIPPTINFTTPDENIDQKLNLTLNTAQKRTVNTALSNTFGFGGHNASAVFKKYNG, encoded by the coding sequence ATGCGAAGAGTTGTCATTACAGGTCTCGGAGCCGTGACACCTCTTGGTAATGATGTTGGCACCTTTTGGAATGCTCTAGTAGCTGGTACATCGGGTGCCAATTTAATTACCAAATTTGACACGACCCATTTTAAAACCAAGTTTGCATGTGAGTTGAAAAATTTCGACCCACTAATTTATATTGAAAAAAAAGAACTTAACAGACTAGATCCAGCAGCTGTTTATGCTATGGCTAGTGGCACACAAGCTGTCGAAGATAGTGGTATAATTTCTAGTTTTAATCCTGATAGAGTAGGCGTATTATGGTCGTCTGGAATAGGCGGAATATTGACTTTTGAGCAAGAAATATCCGCTTATGCTAAAGGCAATGGAACACCAAGATTTAATCCTTTCTTTATTCCTAAAATGATACCGGATATCAGTGCCGGTCATATATCCATGAAATATGGATTCCGAGGTCCGAATTTCTCACCGGTCGCTGCATGTGCTTCATCAACGATAGCTATAGCAGATGCATTTATGTATATCAAATATGGCAGAATTGATGCCTGTGTAGCTGGTGGTTCAGAAGCAGCTATTACGGAAGGTGGTATTGGAGGATTCAATGCCATGAAAGCGCTAAGTGAAAGAAATGATGATTTTGCTACTGCTTCTCGACCATTTGATGCTACTAGAGATGGATTCGTCATGGGCGAAGGTGGTTGTGGACTCGTTTTGGAGGAATTAGAACACGCCTTAAAAAGAGGAGCAAAAATATATTGTGAAATAGTTGGTTCGGGCTTGACTGCTGATGCACATCACCTTACTGCTCCGCATCCAGAAGGCTTGGGAGCATACAATGTGATGAAAAATGCAATAGAAGAAGCAGGATTGTCTGTAGAAGAAATCGATTATGTGAATGTGCATGGGACATCAACCCCGCTAGGAGACATAGCAGAGTTAAAGGCGATTAAACAACTTTTCGGTGATGCTGCATATAAGATGAATATCAGTTCTACGAAATCCCAAACAGGTCACCTTTTAGGAGCAGCAGGAGCCATAGAAGCTATCGCATGTATCAAATCTGTGCAGGAAGACATAATTCCACCGACGATTAATTTCACAACACCTGATGAGAATATAGATCAAAAATTGAACCTCACACTCAATACAGCTCAGAAGCGAACGGTAAATACTGCATTAAGCAATACCTTCGGATTCGGAGGACACAATGCTTCTGCTGTATTTAAGAAATATAACGGATAA
- a CDS encoding CTP synthase yields the protein MTKYIFVTGGVTSSLGKGIFAASLAKILQEHGFEVTIQKFDPYLNVDPGTLNPYEHGECYVTEDGAETDLDLGHYERFLNSPTSQANNVTTGRIYQTVLDRERKGDFLGKTVQVIPHITDEIKRRFAAPNKGKKLDFIITELGGTVGDIESLPYIEAVRQFIWDMGKENAIVCHLTLIPYLSAAKELKTKPTQHSVKMLLESGIQPDILICRTEHELSRDIRRKLALFCNVDESAVIQAIDKETIYDVPLEMQRENIDKVVLKKLKVRSKKEPKLEKWIKFLDKLKQPKYEVNIALVGKYIELQDAYKSIFESFIHAGAAKSTRVNVVPIHSKTITAENAKKILGKFHGILVAPGFGERAITGKIETIRFVRENNIPFFGICLGMQMCIVEFARNVLGLKDAHSIEINKNTKNPVIDIMESQKTRIAMGGTMRLGAYDCAIKDKKSLAYRIYRSHHISERHRHRYEFNNEYLDLLNKNGLKTSGKNPETGLVEIVELENHPFFIGVQFHPELKSTPENPHPLFMGLVEAALVRKGKAK from the coding sequence ATGACAAAATATATATTCGTCACTGGAGGCGTTACTTCATCTTTAGGAAAAGGGATATTCGCAGCTTCATTAGCTAAAATTCTTCAGGAACATGGTTTCGAAGTCACCATTCAGAAATTTGACCCTTATTTAAATGTCGATCCAGGCACACTAAATCCTTATGAGCATGGCGAGTGTTATGTGACAGAAGATGGAGCGGAAACAGATTTGGATTTAGGGCATTATGAGCGTTTCCTCAATTCACCGACTTCACAAGCCAATAATGTAACTACTGGTCGAATTTATCAGACCGTTCTAGACAGGGAGAGAAAGGGAGATTTTCTGGGCAAGACTGTTCAGGTAATTCCACATATTACTGACGAGATTAAGCGAAGATTTGCAGCACCAAATAAAGGTAAGAAACTAGACTTTATAATTACCGAATTAGGAGGTACTGTAGGTGATATAGAGTCATTACCTTATATAGAAGCCGTACGTCAGTTTATCTGGGATATGGGTAAGGAAAATGCTATTGTTTGTCATTTAACCTTGATACCTTATTTGTCGGCAGCAAAAGAACTAAAAACAAAACCGACTCAGCATTCTGTTAAAATGCTTTTAGAATCTGGTATACAACCTGATATCCTTATATGCAGAACAGAACATGAGCTTAGTAGGGACATTAGAAGGAAATTGGCTCTATTTTGCAATGTAGATGAATCTGCTGTCATTCAAGCTATAGATAAGGAAACGATTTATGATGTTCCGCTTGAAATGCAGCGTGAAAACATAGATAAGGTTGTTTTGAAAAAATTGAAGGTGAGATCCAAGAAAGAACCTAAGCTGGAGAAATGGATTAAATTTCTCGATAAATTAAAACAGCCAAAATATGAGGTCAATATAGCCTTAGTGGGTAAGTATATTGAATTGCAAGATGCTTACAAAAGTATATTTGAGTCTTTTATACATGCTGGTGCGGCTAAATCTACGAGAGTGAATGTAGTTCCGATACACTCCAAAACGATAACCGCCGAAAACGCTAAAAAGATATTGGGCAAATTTCATGGTATATTGGTCGCACCAGGATTTGGTGAGCGTGCGATTACCGGTAAAATTGAAACCATACGCTTTGTACGTGAAAATAATATTCCATTTTTTGGTATCTGTCTTGGTATGCAGATGTGCATTGTAGAATTCGCCCGCAATGTGCTGGGATTAAAAGATGCTCATTCCATAGAAATCAATAAGAATACTAAGAATCCAGTCATTGATATCATGGAATCGCAAAAAACACGTATAGCCATGGGAGGCACTATGCGACTGGGGGCATATGACTGTGCTATTAAGGATAAAAAATCACTCGCCTACCGAATATATAGATCCCATCATATATCTGAGCGTCATAGACATCGCTATGAGTTCAATAATGAATATCTTGATTTACTTAATAAGAATGGACTTAAGACCAGCGGTAAGAATCCAGAGACAGGACTAGTAGAAATTGTAGAACTTGAAAATCACCCATTCTTCATAGGAGTACAATTTCACCCTGAATTAAAAAGTACACCTGAAAATCCTCATCCATTGTTTATGGGATTGGTGGAGGCAGCTCTTGTTCGAAAGGGTAAGGCTAAATAA
- a CDS encoding RidA family protein has translation MMKQIINTKHAPAAIGPYSQAVWAGDLLYTSGQVALIPETGEMDNLNLETETHRVMKNLTALLSEAGLSFEHVIKASIFIKDMNDFAKINEIYASYLQEPYPARETVEVARLPKDARIEISVVARKS, from the coding sequence ATAATGAAGCAAATTATCAATACCAAACATGCCCCAGCTGCTATAGGTCCATATAGCCAAGCAGTATGGGCTGGAGATCTGTTATATACTAGTGGACAGGTTGCTCTCATTCCTGAAACTGGCGAAATGGACAACCTCAATCTCGAAACGGAAACACACAGAGTCATGAAAAACTTGACTGCTTTACTCTCTGAGGCAGGACTTAGCTTCGAACATGTGATTAAAGCAAGTATTTTTATCAAGGATATGAATGACTTTGCTAAAATCAATGAGATCTATGCCTCTTATCTCCAAGAACCTTACCCTGCTCGCGAAACTGTGGAGGTAGCTAGACTACCGAAAGATGCTCGGATTGAAATAAGTGTAGTCGCTAGAAAATCTTAA
- a CDS encoding gliding motility lipoprotein GldH: MFRILVAFFTLCALIGCDTSVVYEKSTPVNTYGWRMTDSLQYEIDIQDSSQRYDLSVAIRHRDVYDYTNLYVKIITILPNGEVKSEVVSLPLCDESGKWMGKCAGDICFSRILILKRTYFPIKGTYRFYIIHEMRQEKLKNILDMSLRLEKSPPKIYTEDEE; this comes from the coding sequence ATGTTTAGGATTCTTGTAGCATTTTTTACATTGTGTGCGCTTATTGGTTGTGATACGAGTGTGGTATACGAAAAAAGCACACCCGTCAACACCTATGGATGGAGAATGACCGACAGCCTCCAATATGAAATCGATATTCAAGATTCTTCCCAGCGCTACGATCTATCGGTGGCTATAAGACATAGAGATGTCTATGACTATACCAATCTCTATGTAAAAATCATAACCATACTACCGAATGGAGAGGTAAAATCCGAGGTAGTATCACTCCCTTTATGCGATGAGTCTGGAAAATGGATGGGGAAATGTGCTGGAGATATTTGTTTTTCTAGAATTTTAATTCTCAAAAGGACCTATTTTCCTATAAAAGGAACTTATAGATTTTATATCATTCATGAAATGCGCCAAGAAAAATTAAAAAATATTCTGGATATGAGCCTAAGACTCGAGAAATCTCCACCCAAAATATATACGGAAGATGAAGAATAG
- a CDS encoding RNA polymerase sigma factor: MKLEDDKIVAMCKDAAQVELGIRHLIHKYKEKLYWQIKRIVEHHDDTEEVLQNVWIKIWQNIAAFKGESALSTWIYRITYNESVSYIQGRKKQKLADWETSEPMIESQTEDKLFNNEIYDREEVLKRIETAIEKLPQKQKLIFHYRYNEEMPYNQIAEITGTSEGALKASFYHAVKKIEEFIKKN; the protein is encoded by the coding sequence GTGAAGCTAGAGGACGATAAGATAGTAGCCATGTGCAAAGATGCCGCTCAGGTAGAACTGGGTATTCGGCATCTCATACATAAGTATAAGGAAAAACTTTACTGGCAGATCAAGCGCATTGTAGAACATCACGATGATACCGAAGAGGTCTTGCAGAATGTATGGATAAAAATATGGCAAAATATAGCCGCTTTCAAAGGTGAAAGTGCCTTATCTACCTGGATTTATAGAATTACCTACAATGAATCTGTCTCCTATATACAGGGTCGAAAAAAACAAAAACTAGCAGACTGGGAGACCTCCGAACCTATGATAGAGTCTCAGACAGAAGATAAGCTATTTAACAATGAAATCTATGATAGAGAAGAAGTCCTCAAAAGAATAGAAACTGCCATTGAAAAACTGCCCCAGAAACAAAAACTTATTTTTCACTACCGATACAATGAAGAAATGCCTTATAACCAGATAGCGGAGATTACAGGCACTTCGGAAGGAGCACTCAAAGCCTCTTTCTACCATGCAGTCAAAAAAATAGAAGAATTTATTAAAAAGAATTAA
- a CDS encoding tetratricopeptide repeat protein → MKHLVILLSILALNGCAQPNLVFDKRFVECEDKWVAFSKDEEDTYTYGFIYIDAQAGLTFNKEGRFKYNKLNAIEVEKITGSSIKARLKPNNVKVAIIPSTIFKDLQIEEYPDWLKFYKTDTGTVKRLYNWGYMYNGWGECKKALSFLEKAKTLEPEYKGLNVELAYSYNCLNQYDKAEKVLELDVIKYPQDAYINKEYIYTLSKNHQIDLACQHFSKTKTILKDKQYHAENCYNIMQYYYENKDKINFIKWYKELENWEITNELIRTYADSMKKNLEK, encoded by the coding sequence ATGAAACATTTAGTCATTCTGCTTTCCATATTAGCTCTAAACGGTTGTGCCCAACCAAATCTAGTTTTTGACAAGCGATTTGTCGAATGCGAAGACAAATGGGTTGCATTCAGTAAAGATGAAGAAGACACCTATACATATGGTTTCATTTATATTGATGCACAAGCTGGATTGACGTTTAACAAAGAAGGTAGATTCAAATATAATAAACTCAATGCTATAGAAGTTGAAAAAATAACAGGATCCAGTATCAAAGCAAGATTGAAACCTAATAACGTAAAGGTTGCTATAATACCATCAACTATATTTAAAGACTTACAAATAGAAGAGTATCCAGATTGGCTAAAATTTTACAAAACGGATACCGGCACTGTCAAAAGGCTCTATAACTGGGGATATATGTATAATGGCTGGGGAGAATGTAAAAAAGCATTGAGCTTTTTGGAGAAAGCTAAAACACTGGAGCCCGAATATAAAGGCCTAAACGTAGAGTTAGCCTATTCATATAATTGCTTAAATCAATATGACAAAGCAGAAAAAGTTTTAGAATTGGATGTCATTAAATATCCACAGGACGCATATATCAATAAAGAATATATCTATACCCTTTCAAAGAATCATCAAATAGACCTCGCTTGTCAGCATTTTTCTAAAACAAAAACAATATTAAAAGATAAACAGTATCATGCGGAGAATTGCTATAATATCATGCAATACTATTATGAAAATAAGGACAAAATAAATTTTATAAAATGGTATAAAGAGCTCGAAAATTGGGAAATCACAAATGAACTGATTAGAACCTATGCAGATAGTATGAAGAAAAATTTAGAAAAGTAA
- a CDS encoding metallophosphoesterase — translation MTRSLIPWIILAITLVIDYYGYSAVRAAFQNSSEKTKNLAYFIYFGLTAFVIIYFILALIFNFREHSTPVTRFMTGIFMGIFVSKLILVLFLLIEDGTRFLSFLYNTIVKPSKELHTSRRQFLDSVFLGVAGLPFLAFIHGMVKTAHDYQIWKIRVPIKNLPSALEGLKIVQLSDIHAGSFSDKTPLKNAVDLINSLKPDLFFFTGDLVNNKASEYEPFIEVFQQIKAKYGQFSILGNHDYGDYIPWETPAFKEENFQTLKDYHKQTNWDLLCNENRILDIKGEKLALIGVENWGAKMHFTRQGDLKKAYQGVENIGTKILLSHDPSHWDAQVRAQYQDIQLTLSGHTHGMQFGVENKWFRFSPVQWFYKQWAGLYSEADQHIYVNRGFGYIGYPGRVGIRPEITELTLVSVDSISRS, via the coding sequence ATGACTAGAAGTTTAATCCCTTGGATAATATTAGCTATCACTCTAGTCATAGACTATTATGGTTATAGTGCTGTGCGGGCAGCCTTTCAAAACTCTTCGGAGAAAACTAAAAATCTGGCTTACTTCATTTATTTTGGCTTGACAGCCTTTGTGATTATTTATTTTATTCTTGCGTTGATATTTAATTTCAGAGAACATAGCACGCCAGTGACTCGCTTTATGACAGGTATTTTCATGGGAATATTTGTTTCCAAGCTGATTTTAGTTCTATTTCTTCTAATAGAAGACGGAACTCGTTTTTTGAGTTTTCTTTATAATACCATAGTCAAGCCGAGTAAAGAATTACATACCAGTCGCAGACAATTTCTAGATTCCGTTTTTCTAGGCGTAGCAGGCTTACCCTTTCTGGCATTTATTCACGGTATGGTTAAAACAGCCCATGATTACCAAATATGGAAGATTCGAGTACCTATCAAAAATTTGCCATCTGCACTAGAAGGTCTTAAAATTGTTCAGTTGTCCGATATTCATGCAGGTAGTTTTTCAGATAAGACACCACTAAAAAATGCAGTGGACCTTATCAATTCTTTGAAGCCCGATTTATTTTTCTTCACTGGAGATTTGGTGAATAATAAAGCCTCCGAATACGAACCTTTTATAGAAGTATTTCAGCAAATTAAAGCCAAATACGGACAGTTTTCTATCCTAGGCAATCATGACTATGGCGACTATATTCCATGGGAAACACCTGCATTTAAAGAAGAAAATTTCCAAACCTTAAAAGATTACCATAAGCAAACGAATTGGGATTTGCTGTGCAATGAAAACCGAATACTCGATATCAAAGGTGAAAAACTAGCTTTGATAGGCGTAGAGAACTGGGGAGCCAAGATGCATTTTACCCGTCAGGGTGACTTGAAAAAAGCGTATCAAGGGGTAGAAAATATCGGTACTAAAATACTTCTTTCTCATGATCCTAGCCACTGGGATGCGCAAGTGAGAGCGCAATATCAGGATATTCAACTCACCCTTAGCGGACATACCCATGGTATGCAGTTTGGGGTAGAAAATAAATGGTTTCGATTCTCACCTGTACAATGGTTCTATAAACAATGGGCTGGGCTGTATTCTGAAGCCGATCAGCATATTTATGTCAACCGTGGCTTTGGCTATATCGGTTATCCTGGTAGGGTAGGTATCCGACCAGAGATTACGGAGCTGACGCTGGTGAGTGTAGATTCTATAAGTCGTTCGTGA